In the Rubripirellula tenax genome, one interval contains:
- a CDS encoding sugar transferase has translation MSDLTPTLTRQPVTVDDGRVAAEPTLPIQPPSLLRQCTERVLALGMLIVVSPLIGVLALAVHFSSPGPVIYRQVRSGLWRRPFYIYKFRSMVEDAEGETGAVWSTKDDPRVTVIGYYLRLFHLDELPQLVNIIRGEMCFVGPRPERPEIIAKIEAEIPGYGHRLGVMPGVTGLAQVNLDPDETINCVKRKFELDIEYIFSATSLLDLRIVLATFLKMFGVSKASATALFGIQRVPIVRESVRGLSDDWLQETRIDVDNHELVLEPVG, from the coding sequence ATGAGTGATCTAACTCCAACCCTAACTCGGCAACCTGTCACGGTTGATGACGGTCGGGTAGCCGCTGAACCGACACTTCCGATTCAACCGCCTTCGCTGCTTCGTCAGTGTACCGAGAGGGTGCTAGCACTCGGCATGTTGATTGTTGTAAGCCCATTGATTGGCGTGTTGGCGTTGGCCGTCCATTTTTCGAGTCCTGGGCCGGTCATTTACCGGCAGGTCAGATCCGGCCTGTGGAGACGTCCGTTCTATATCTACAAATTTCGATCGATGGTGGAAGACGCGGAGGGCGAAACGGGAGCCGTGTGGTCAACCAAGGACGATCCCCGGGTGACGGTCATCGGTTACTACCTGCGATTGTTTCATCTCGACGAACTTCCCCAGCTGGTCAATATCATTCGCGGGGAAATGTGTTTCGTCGGACCACGGCCCGAACGACCCGAAATCATTGCCAAAATCGAAGCCGAAATTCCGGGTTACGGCCATCGCCTTGGCGTCATGCCCGGGGTCACCGGATTGGCACAGGTGAATTTGGATCCTGACGAAACCATCAATTGTGTGAAGCGTAAGTTCGAGCTCGATATTGAGTACATCTTCAGCGCGACGTCGCTTCTTGACCTGCGAATCGTTTTGGCAACATTCTTGAAAATGTTTGGGGTATCGAAGGCATCCGCTACGGCATTGTTCGGGATTCAACGCGTTCCAATTGTTCGCGAGTCTGTTCGGGGTCTGTCCGACGACTGGTTGCAGGAAACCCGCATTGATGTCGACAATCACGAGTTGGTACTCGAACCTGTCGGCTAA